The following are from one region of the Strix aluco isolate bStrAlu1 chromosome 30, bStrAlu1.hap1, whole genome shotgun sequence genome:
- the HAPLN2 gene encoding hyaluronan and proteoglycan link protein 2 translates to MHQLLLLGSLWLLAASPASSILQRPTGSPAPPRLQYLLEPLHATVHTQRGATATLPCVLRALPRNYRVKWSKVEPANYRESIIIITNGLYHKNYGPLSPRVRLRHSHRYDASLTITDVALEDEGRYRCQLVNGLEDESVSLVLHLEGVVFPYQPSNGRYKFNYHEAKRACEQQDSRLATYQQLYKAWTEGLDWCNAGWILDGTVHYPIINSREPCGGRLLLPGVRTYGARDKQKDRFDAFCFTSSLQGRVYFIRGHLNFKEAGQACHNHGAAIAKVGQLYSAWKFSQLDRCDGGWLADGSVRYPITTPRERCGGLPDPGVRSFGFPSKELRTYGTYCFVGK, encoded by the exons ATGCACCAGCTTCTCCTGCTCGGCTCTTTGTGGCTCTTGGCGGCATCCCCGGCGTCGAGCATCTTGCAGCGGCCGACAGGGAGCCCGG cccccccccgcctgcAGTACCTGCTGGAACCCCTCCATGCCACGGTGCACACGCAGCGGGGTGCCACGGCCACCCTGCCCTGTGTCCTGCGGGCCCTGCCCCGCAACTACCGGGTGAAGTGGAGCAAAGTGGAGCCAGCCAACTACCGGGAgagcatcatcatcatcaccaacGGGCTGTACCACAAGAACTACGGGCCGCTGAGCCCACGGGTGCGCCTGCGGCACAGCCACCGCTACGACGCCTCGCTCACCATCACCGATGTGGCTCTGGAGGACGAGGGACGCTACCGCTGTCAGCTCGTCAACGGGCTGGAGGACGAGAGTGTCTCACTCGTGCTGCACCTCGAAG gCGTTGTCTTCCCCTACCAGCCCAGCAACGGGCGCTACAAATTCAACTACCACGAAGCCAAGCGAGCCTGCGAGCAGCAGGACTCCCGCCTCGCCACCTACCAGCAGCTCTACAAAG CTTGGACGGAGGGTCTGGACTGGTGCAACGCCGGCTGGATCCTCGACGGGACTGTCCACTACCCCATCATCAACTCGCGGGAGCCGTGCGGTGGCCGCCTCCTCCTCCCGGGCGTTCGGACCTACGGGGCCAGGGACAAGCAGAAGGACCGATTCGACGCTTTCTGCTTCACCTCTTCTCTTCAAG GCCGGGTCTACTTCATCCGGGGCCACTTGAACTTCAAGGAGGCCGGGCAAGCGTGTCACAACCACGGGGCTGCCATCGCCAAAGTGGGGCAGCTCTACTCCGCCTGGAAGTTTTCCCAGCTGGATCGTTGTGACGGGGGGTGGCTGGCGGACGGCAGCGTGCGGTACCCCATCACCACCCCCCGCGAGCGCTGCGGGGGGCTGCCAGACCCCGGCGTCCGCAGTTTTGGTTTTCCCAGCAAGGAACTACGGACCTATGGCACCTACTGCTTCGTGGGGAAGTAG
- the RHBG gene encoding ammonium transporter Rh type B, whose amino-acid sequence MPEHTAASRLRLSGLCFLLQILTILLFAVFVRYSPESSLGLCSQQLNCSWRNQDSGFQHPRFRDVHLQSLLGFGLLVAFLGRYGPGSVAISILVVAFAIQWAVLIQGFLYFFLNGKIYVGAQSMVSADFCAAAILIATGAVVGRVNPVQMLLLTLLGVTLFTLNEYILLSLMGVRDSGGSLTVHTFGAYFGLMVSRILHKPHMEKRKEQQDTGHQPDFFAVVGTIFLWIFWPSFTSATTARDTAEPWAVLNTYFSLAASTLATFVLWPVLHAEGTLRMVQLQDATLASVAVMGMAGEMLVTPFGALIAGFLGGLIPPLGFRFLTPVLHSRLKIQDSCGVQNVHGLPGILGSLLGTLLAALATADAYGGRLELVFPLVAQGSRTAPDQALCQLSALPVTLLLAALGGCLTGAVLKMKGLRSPPDTRDLENTVLWERVGHSFTEPPRPPHPVLICPEQGPFLPLSVSLRWRRWPRMDVTAGRAERSRPPAPWSDIPTPPRVRSCTSTLRQHHQCQAASGSLNLPAPCSGDSQAWPHVGASSWAQRFWGQLGAPGPLQGEEVLQRYGCSLWE is encoded by the exons ATGCCTGAGCACACAGCTGCCTCGAGGCTGCGGCTCTCCgggctgtgcttcctcctccaAATCCTCACCATCCTCCTCTTTGCTGTCTTTGTCCGGTACAGCCCAGAGAGCAGCCTCggcctctgctcccagcagctgaACTGCAGCTGGAGAAACCAGGACTCAGGTTTTCAGCATCCCC GTTTCCGGGATGTCCATCTCCAATCTCTCCTTGGCTTCGGGCTTTTGGTGGCCTTCCTCGGCCGCTATGGGCCGGGCAGCGTGGCCATCAGCATCCTCGTCGTGGCCTTCGCCATCCAGTGGGCCGTACTGATCCAGGGGTTTTTATACTTCTTCCTGAATGGCAAAATTTACGTGGGAGCTCAGAG catGGTCAGCGCCGACTTCTGTGCCGCAGCCATTCTGATCGCCACCGGCGCCGTTGTGGGCAGGGTAAACCCCGTCCAGATGCTGCTGCTGACCCTGCTGGGAGTCACCCTCTTCACCCTCAACGAATACATCCTGCTCAGTCTCATGGGG GTAAGGGACAGCGGGGGCTCCTTGACTGTCCACACCTTTGGCGCTTATTTTGGCTTGATGGTTTCACGGATCTTGCACAAGCCTCatatggagaagaggaaggagcagcaggacacGGGGCACCAGCCAGATTTCTTTGCTGTGGTTG GAACCATCTTCCTGTGGATCTTCTGGCCCAGCTTCACCTCAGCCACCACCGCCCGCGACACCGCCGAGCCCTGGGcagtgctcaacacctacttctCGCTGGCGGCGAGCACCTTGGCCACCTTTGTCCTCTGGCCTGTCCTCCACGCGGAGGGCACGCTGCGGATG GTTCAGCTCCAGGATGCCACCTTGGCCAGCGTGGCTGTGATGGGTATGGccggggagatgctggtcacccCCTTTGGCGCCCTCATCGCGGGATTTCTGGGCGGCCTGATCCCCCCACTTGGCTTCAGATTTCTCACA CCCGTCCTACACTCCAGGCTGAAAATCCAAGACTCTTGTGGGGTTCAGAACGTCCACGGGCTGCCGGGGATCCTGGGCTCCTTGCTGGGGACGCTGCTGGCGGCACTGGCCACCGCAGATGCTTACGGTGGCAG GCTGGAGCTCGTGTTCCCGCTGGTGGCCCAGGGCAGCCGGACAGCCCCGGACCAGGCGCTCTGCCAGCTCAGCGCCCTGCCCGTCACCCTGCTGCTCGCCGCGCTCGGGGGCTGCCTCACAG GAGCCGTCCTGAAAATGAAGGGGCTGAGGTCTCCCCCGGACACGCGGGACCTGGAAAACACCGTCCTCTGGGAG cgGGTGGGACACAGCTTCACCGaaccccccaggcccccccatCCAGTCCTGATTTGCCCCGAGCAGGGCCCATTTCTGCCCCTCTCCGTGTCTCTGCGTTGGCGCAGGTGGCCGAGGATGGATGTAACCGCAGGGCGAGCGGAAAGGAGCCGGCCACCAGCACCTTGGTCTGATATCCCGACCCCCCCCCGGGTGAGGTCCTGCACCTCAACCCTCCGCCAGCATCACCAGTGCCAGGCAGCTTCTGGCAGCCTGAAtctcccagcaccctgctcagGTGACAGCCAGGCTTGGCCCCATGTGGGAGCCAGCTCCTGGGCCCAAAGGTTTTGGGGGCAGTTGGGTGCTCCCGGGCCTTTGCAGGGTGAGGAGGTGCTGCAGCGATACGGGTGCTCGCTGTGGGAGTGA